Part of the Triplophysa rosa linkage group LG3, Trosa_1v2, whole genome shotgun sequence genome, CGCTTTATTTATACCTTAAAATACTCCTTTAATCTTTTAGCATCTTGCACGGTGTGACGCCAAGCTGTGATGGTGTTTCTGCAGTAAACAGACTTTTGTACTTTTTGTAGTTTCTGCACCGCATCTGGataaagaaatagataaagacTTTTTGTGTTACGGTTTATTTACGTCAAACAAGATGAGCAGTGTCACACTGAATGAACTGTGTAGAACATCTTGtaatacagaaaataaaaaaacaacgtcTGAGTACCACTCTGATTCTGTTTGTGAAACCGAACCCATGCCGTCCACTTTATGAAAGACaatcttatttttctttgtgtgtgaTATCGCTCAGCCTCCTCCATCCTCTCCAGGAGCCTGGCGGCCTCTGCCTTTCTCTTTAAAATATACCTCTTCCAGCCCCTTTAACATAAAATGAGTCATAAAATTGTTGCAAAAGGATTTTTTTTGCTGGTATAGTGACTTAACTTCTAATAGTTTAATACACTCACATGAAACACATTTTAGTCAGATTTTTTTGATAACAGGAGTAAGCTTTCTCCAGTAAATGTGATATACACTGTAGGAGAAACAGTAGGTTTTAAATGAATGAACTGAATTAAATATGTTTACTTATAACAAAAATTAGGATTGGGAATATTTAGGATATAAAGGAAGTTTACCAGACTGTCTTCTGGATTTCCAAAAATATCATATACAAAGCCTCCTGCCAATGATGatatttgtttgtctttgtCAATAAATGTATGCCTGAAAATGTCAGAAACAATTTACGTTTATAGCACAGATGCTTATTGCCTAATGCTTACTGCATGATAACTTCAGTTTGAAGCGTATACATGTTTTACAAGCATTTATATCCTAATATCAAAAACATATTCTAAACCCGCATACCAGTAAATCTCAAGATCATGATTTTCCAGAATTTCTAAAATCTTTTCCTCCATGAAGTGCAAAGGATCTTCAGGGCATGAAACACATAAACCAGCAAGTAATGCCTGATGATTGAAAagcaaaacatataaaaagcacatcatAAATATACTGCTAAATTCATATTCTCTCTATGTATGTAATACTTGTTcttagttacatttttattttatttgttctgttataTTCAAACTTTCACGTTTAGACTAGctgaacttttattttatattctgatatGGTCACAGGAAGTTAGATAACAACAAATACGGTGTTTTGTGTAAGTACACTGCTCCCTAATATTGGCTGAATaactaattaattaattaaaatatataatttatatgtaAATCACCTTGTAAATCTGAGGAAGTGAATGTTTAATAAAGTAGGCTCTTAAGGTTGGATCTGCATCTTGTAAAGAAGTCATCGTAAAGAGGTTGGGAAGTGCAGTAATGGTTTAATGATTTAAAGCCCTGAAGTGAATGCAACACAAATCTGTGTTAGAGCTTCAGTCAATATTTACACGTCACGTTGCTTGGTAACCAAAGCTTATGGTTGGTCAGTAATAATAACCCCAGGGAGGGCGCAAATTTCAtatcttttattattgtttctatatgtgttgtttttatatacttaaatattcactaaacactaaagaaaagaaaatacatttaatattttaaaacattttacagacGCAAAAACATTCGACATGACTATACCACTTTTGCAGGCGCTCCTGTTGGCCGACACAAGTGATGCAACTCCGTGAAAGGTTTTTGGTCGGCCACTGATGCAATAGGCGCCAACGTGCGGCTGAAAAAGTGACGGACGTGATCAGTCTACTCTGTAGTGTTCTTTGGATCAGTGTGTGAATCTTTATATTTTTGCTCGGAGAAGGACTACGTTTTAACATGTATGTATAAAAGCAGAATGGGAGATGACAATGTCATTGCCCGACTCGGCAGTGTGAAGGCTCTGTTGGGGATTGTAGCAGGGGCTGGAGCTTCATATGGCATTTATAAACTATTGTTTGGTCGTGTAGATGGTAAAGCGAACAGAATAAAGTCTGGTAAAAGTGTTGCTGTACAGCCTGGGAGTTTGATGGATAAAGTGGCTGGATTTAAAGTTGTCAGTAAAACTGATCATTTGGCTCCATCTGCAGATACGGACTCAAGTAAgtgtcaaaaaataaataacgcTTTCTTGACAGCTTATGACAAAAGTATGGACGAATATCACTCAGCTATCCATTAAGTTAATAAAAGTTAACTTCATTTTGGATTTCCAGGTTCGAGCTACAACTTAAAAGACAAAGatcatgcatttttaatgtattcTCCGTGTTTTATTTTCACAAGGTGATGTTTATTCAAGATCTGCTGCCAGCCTGGAACCAAGACATCTGAGTATGCTCCTCTCTTTGCTGCAAAGCAGTCCAAGCCCAGAAGAACGGAGAAACGTTCTTGTAACCTTAGGAAATGCTGCTGCTTTTACAGTAAACCAGGTTATCGAATCATTCATTTGGCTTTTAAAGTATGAATCGCACTCTGCTAAAGTGTGTTTTGCGTTGTAGAATAGTCTTTTTTTTGCTGTTGGTGCTCATGCCTGTATCATATTAATATTTCCTTTTCATTAGGATCTTCTGCGAGAATTTGGAGGCCTTCATATTATAGCAAGCTTCCTTTCAGATCCTTCACCTGAGATTAGGGTACAGACTCTGAATGCGCTGAACAACTTAAGTATGAATATCCGTAACCAGGAGCAGGTGAAGGTATTGCTGTACTTTTGTGACACTTTTCATCCATGCTTTTCTAGTGTTCCATCATTGATACTCCATTTTCAAATATCTCTGTTGTGATTCAGGTGTACATCCCTTCAGTGATGCAGTTGATCGAGATGTCACCTGTGAACTCTGATTTACAGCTCGCAGCGCTGAGAATACTCACTAATCTATCAGTTACAGATAATCATCAGCATCTGATGAAGAGTTCCTTCACACTTCTCCTGTCGCTACTCGTAGTGAGCAATGAAGTCCTACAGGTAATTTTGGAGCAACATTTGAGCAGTTCCAGTGTAATGGATGCAACATTTtgagtcaaaacttgaaatatattgGTATTGAATATATTCTCAGTGAATATATTcaataccaatatattgaaccatctgtttatgttttactAAAGAGtacaaacatcataaaaatgtcagtctatgcacgagttttctgttttaaaatagGGAAAATGTGTGTTCTCTTTTTTTTGagcatttcatgtttttgagagacaacacattttatttctgtgaattaaaatatgcaaaccagaagcaaaaATACCCAACAAATATAAAAGGTGtagctctttatagaacatgaaatagttattttatttttatgtacccatttatgaggaatatgatCCGTTGTGGATGTGAAAATTCACTTATCTGACTttggaaaactatgctttaaaacacacataaaatgCGTTAAAAACATTAAGCAAGACTTCACATGGTATTTAAACCAGCAAATATTGACATATGACCAATCAGTATgatgaaaacctttggtaaaaacgtaAGGTTGATATTTGTATGGCCCTTTTCTCTAAATTGGAAATGTGTTCTGAATCATTAGATACTTAACATGACCTTGAAGATTTTATCTTTTCCTGTAGATCCAGGTCCTGAAAGTTCTAGTAAACCTTTCGTCAAATCCAGATTTGATGGATGATATTGTACAAGCCCAGGTAGGTGAACATATCTCCCATGGATCATGTTTGTCATATTTTGATTCATATAAAGTTCTTTGCAATTAcacatatataattataaaatcatttttatgacaCTTGTCCAGACAACTATCAAATTATACTATTACCAGCGgttaattaaaaaaagtaatCAACACAAGTATTGATATAATGATAGAGTTTGCTATAAATAAACAACTTGGTTGCCAAGTATCCTACTTTGTCTCATTGCCTTCTGTCGATGCCCATATCTATTTTAAGATTGCTTTTCTCATCGCACCAATGATAGTTGATATAGTTGTACTTTACATTATGTACACACTCACACTGTCTGCATTATTCATCGTTCACAGGCACCAGCCTCCTTGATTTTGGTGTTTGACAGCTGCACGAGCACTTCTGTTCTTCTGCGCCTCTTATTTTTTGTGGGGAACCTGCGGGCGTGGAGACCCTCTGAGCAGGTGGCCGAAGCTCTGAGGAGGAGACAGGACTCTCTATACTGCGTTCTGCTGGACGGCTCCTCTCAGCTCCACCGCAGGCTGGCCTTGCTGCTCTCCCACCCGGATGAGGAGGTGAAGGCGCAGGTGGCCAGACTCCTTACGTAACCTCAAGGCTTTACTTTGCGTTTAACTGCCAGGCATTGGATGTATCTCACATAAATGTTAGTCTTGTTTTTCTGTATATAGAAGGTGACACAAGCTTGTTAACCTTCAGAAATGTTCAGTGCACTAACAACCTAGCTTTTAATTACGTAGTGGATCTGAGATGGTAGCTACTGGATGCTTAGTTTGCTGCCTGTGAATAAGAAATGAACAGGAACGGATAACATCGAGTGGTGGGCTTTACTACTCCCTCAGGCATTTTTGCCATGTTGTATTTTGTAATAGCAGACAGTTACCTCAATGACCTCTATTGTGACCCTTTGAGGTCATCCACTGCCAACTGTTTACTTGCCAAGGGAATGAATGAAACCTGCAAGTATTTCGTTTTGCCACACAAAGTGCTCTGAATACCCAGTCTACCCATCAGATCTCTCTGCATGTTTTAGGAATGCTTTGGATATgccttaaaaatgaaattaaaatcatTCTGTAGTACTGCATACTACAAGTTTACCTGGGAAGAGAAAATGCAATCTGATGAGCCATATATAGTTATGCCTATTTTTACGGAATCTGGGCATGTTGATGGCATTGTTGGTACTGtgactttatttgttttgcttgaaGGGAATTTAACAAGGCCAGAATAAtttaattgaaaatattttgttccacactgtaataaattataaaaatctcaatttaatTGTTGCTCCTATGGGTGGATGCAGATTGAGGTGtggattttattttgaaatgcttGCCGACCCTTACTGTATATCAAGTTTGTgaaaattacttaaaataaatatttaattttttaagcCATCAGTCTTGACTCAATTTGTGCACGTTAAAAATAATCGTAAGAAGAAACGAAACGGCCGCATACGTATTGTTTTGACTCGTGGGTGAGAGGACTACACTTCCCGCAAGTCTCAGCGCGTCACTCGCCGCAAAGTGCGTTTGAATCACATGAGATTTATTATTGAAAAGTCGTGTTGGAGAGTTTGCAAGGAATGACAGAAGAGAATGAGCTGAAATGACAACGAATGCAGACACGAGACGGAGGAAACTCGGCggagacacagaaaaacaaggtAAACGGAGGCGTTTTTATAACGCAGACTGCTGGATGTCAACTGTTGATGTAATGCGCCACATGGACGTATTGCTCACATTGCAATGCATTATTATGTACAGTAGCTAGCTAGTGATAATTAAATTAACGATAAACCAACCCTGGATTCCACATTGACTGCGGTTATATAAACATTAAATCACGCTACTTCAATTTTGCGAATTTTTATTATAGCATAAGAAATATTTGTTCTAGTGAAATTGGCTGTCAAGTCAACTTCTCTGTTCTGAGACCGCAGTCCACACTTCTCTAACAACTGTAGCCTACACTATTTCCTCTCGGTGGGTTTCATATCTTCGGCTAGAACAGATCTGAGATAAACAACTGTAGATGAACaaaaatgcttttgatttaaataactaaataaagtGTCAATCAAAAGTGTCATGTAtgcaatgtcattttttgcgaGAAGATGCCAAAAACAATGCTAGTTATGGGAAAAAACAACGTTTAGCAATGTTTCCATGAGGTCCCTGCTGAGATCTGTCAAGAGCTGATGTCCATTAGGATTCATGTAAAGTACACCTCTAAAATATCTTCAGATTTCTAAACTTCAAATATTAACGTtgaataatattatttaaaaatttaaaAAGGGCAAGTTAAAATCATCATACATTTCtatatatgaaaaaaatataaatccttTTCTGTCtggcagagttattatagttttcattttagttttatttagttttattatttttttaattagcttttatttttagatctttagtttttatgttaattttagttaaagttttagcaattttggtatatgcttttgtcattttataatttattttttatgttgctatataatattaattaatttctattttagttttatttcataattttttttgtttattattataattttagtgctttaaacttatttcaatttttttttgaggcaacatttcaaactttcctttagttaagtttttccccatactttttaggtcaatatttgatttgatttcaatgaacagagatgttttcaaagttttaattttagtaaactaaaataacctctCTAATGTGAAGTCTGAAGCTCTCAGATGAAGTTAACTGTCATGTCTTCGTTGTGATTGGTTGATCACATTGACTGGTTGGCATTTTATAGGTTAAGATTACAATTATATTTGAGAACCCATTAAATCTCTTTCCTCAGATCCATCAGAGGATCACAATGGGGTTGGAGGTAGTTTCCCAGGCTGTGACAGGGTTTGTGCAGATGCTGTTGATGGCCACAATGAATCCTGTTCACAGCAAAGCAGCTCCTTCACACCTAAACACCCCCAGAGAAGTGAGACCCCAAATGCACGACACATAAATGCCATGTTTTACTCCTACTATATCCACTTCCAGTGTATACTATTTTACTTTGACGTCTATTATGGCGTTATAATAATCCAACCTGTTTGTTTAGAATGCAGTCTCGATGATGAAATATGTGACGAGAACCCATGCAAGACCACAATAAGTGCAGAAAATGAAGTAGAAGCCCAAAAGCTCGCGAATAATTATAAGGTAAATGTGCGACCTAGAAGATACACGTCATCCAGATCctgtttgttttaatgcatgtttacaCTTGTGTGTCTGTTTAGTTTGgattcaggaaatggaaaagtCATGTGACGGAGCGGCCGTTTGAGGACAGATCTGATGTTGTGAAGGAGCTTTACTCTGAGCTGAACGTTATTAAACCCATCTCAGGTCAGACTAAGTTTCTCTTTCCCTACCCCCTGTATTATAGGTACACACCGATTCCGACTAtattatatttgatatatttttgtacttttattgatataacaattttttattgtattacgATTATAAAGATACAAAATATTGATTATTGACTGTGTAACACAAAGCAATCTTGTATCTCAAAATGgaaattttaataaaaagagAAATTCATCTTAGATTTACTTAGATTTGTTTCCACTTCATTGTAGTTTGATCTCTAGTTTCTTCCTTTTCTCGGGTTTCAGCGGGTTCATTGTTCACTGCTGGTAATATACTCTATGTGTTCCTGTTTGGCTGGTGGATCTCTCTGGTTTATGTTATTGTTGGACTCCTAATGTTCCTTACAGTTATAGGAATCCCCTACGGTAAGTGTTTCCTGGTTAGTTTCAGTACCTCTACTGGTCAGGAATAGTATTTATCACACAAGCATGGAAAACACAGATTGATCAAATGTGGCAAAAAATTCACTACAAGCTGCTTTAGATCTAGCactgacatttttaaagtgTTAAAGTAAAATATATTGTGCCATCTCTCAATGACAGAAGTCGTCTTTCTCTTTCAGCGAAACTCTGCTGGAGGTTGTCCTGCTATTTTCTGTGGCCGTTTGGAAAAGCAATCGAAAAGGTTGTATTTCTTTATGTATCTAAATGCAATTTTTATGCTTGACCTCACAGTGCTGTCATCATAGACCTTATGATCTTCAAGAGTCGCATGAAATCGCTTCATGCGCATCGTATCTTTAAACTGGCCTTTATTTTCCTGTTTAGAAAATTCTCGCATCTGCCACCATGAAAATGAGGCAAATGCTGCTTTCATAAAAGGCCTTTTGACAGATTGTGTGTGAGGTTTGGAGATCTTTAAAATGATGTCGAACAAAATTTTGTTGTTTTCAGATCAACCTCTCAGTGCCAACATACAGTGTAATGCTCTTCGAGGATGGATATCTAGAGGAAGAAGAGAATGGAAAGACTTCTCCTCTTTTACTGCCCACACCTGTGGAGGATCCGATAGAAGAAACAACAGGAAGTCCTCAAGATGACCGCTATTGGGTAagaccaaggttattttagtttactcaaattcaaattttgaaaatgtttctgttcattgaaatcaaataaaaattgacCTAAACATTTTTAGGTGAAAAACTTTACTAAAGGaaaatttttaatgttttaaaataaactgaaata contains:
- the armc10 gene encoding armadillo repeat-containing protein 10; this encodes MYKSRMGDDNVIARLGSVKALLGIVAGAGASYGIYKLLFGRVDGKANRIKSGKSVAVQPGSLMDKVAGFKVVSKTDHLAPSADTDSSDVYSRSAASLEPRHLSMLLSLLQSSPSPEERRNVLVTLGNAAAFTVNQDLLREFGGLHIIASFLSDPSPEIRVQTLNALNNLSMNIRNQEQVKVYIPSVMQLIEMSPVNSDLQLAALRILTNLSVTDNHQHLMKSSFTLLLSLLVVSNEVLQIQVLKVLVNLSSNPDLMDDIVQAQAPASLILVFDSCTSTSVLLRLLFFVGNLRAWRPSEQVAEALRRRQDSLYCVLLDGSSQLHRRLALLLSHPDEEVKAQVARLLT